The sequence GGGCGAGTCCCACGTGCTGAGGTCCTTCGGAGTGCCCCAGCTGGACTCCGCCAGAGGGCGCTCCACGGCCGCGATCCCGTCCAGCGCGTCCGGGAGGGTGACCAGCTCCACGCCCTGCGCGGGCGCCTCCTCCAGCACCGCACGCAGCCACTCGATCCCCTCGTACCACCAGTGGCCCAGCAGCTCGGTGTCGAGCGCGCAGGTCACCAGCCCCCCGGGCCGGGCCTCCAGCCGCTGTGCCACGCGCGCCACGAAATCGCGCGCGTGCTCGCGCGCGAGGCCCACGGCGTGGTCGTGGCGATAGGGCCCGCCCGCGTTGTTCCACGGCCTGAGGTCGTGCACCGTGCGACCGTGGTAGTCGCGGTACGCCGCGTGCGTGGGGTAGCCCGTGCGCTCGTCCCACACGAGGCTCACGGTGGCCCAGTCGATCGGCACGGCCACGGGCCCCGCGCCCGTGGCGACGGGCTCGAGCTGCTCCGGCGCCCCGAGGCCGAGCGCGTCGGTCTGGTCCACGCAGAACGCGGCCACGCGGTGCTCGGACAGGTCGCGCTCCAGCCCGGGCGCATAGGCGCACTCCGGCAGCCAGAAGCCACCGCCGAAGGCGCCGAAGCGGCGCTCATGGGACGCCACCCCGGCCGCCACCTGCAGGCGCAGCCCGGGGTCGGTGGCCAGGAGCGGCAGGACGGCGTGGGTGGCCGACGAGGTCCAGAGCTGCGGCCCGCCGAGGCTCGCGAATGCGTCCACCACATCCCGTCCCAGGGCCTCGAATGTCCGCTCGGCCCGCTCGTAGTCGCCCGCGGCGCGCCGCAGCTCCGCGGCCAGCTCAAGCTCTCCCCCGCGCTCGAGGCCGCGGGCGTCCTCCTCGTGGATCGGTGCGCGCACCTCGCGCAGGAAGGCGAGGAAGCGGTCGCCGGCGTCGCCGCGCAGCGCCTCGAGCTGGTCGCAGAGGACCGGCGTCAGGCCCACGGTGACCGGCGCTCCGTCGAGTACCTCGAGAATCGGCAGGTAGACCGTGGCCGCGGCCTCGAACAGCCATTCCTCGCCGAAGGGCCATGTGCCGAAGCCCTCCACGTAGGGCATGTGGGTGTGGAGGACGAGCGCGAGCCCGCCGCGCGGCGTCATCGCAGCACCGCCACGAAGTCGAGCGCGCGATCGAGGTCGCCGCGGCGGAGCGCGAAGTCGCGTGCCGAGATGGCCGGCGTGAAGCGGTCGTAGAAGGGCTTGGTCATCCCCAGCCGCTCGTGCACGGCATCCCAGCCGGCGCGCAGTGCCAGCTCGTGCAGCCGCAGCTTGCGGGCGTGGAAGAGGCCCAGCAGCTCCACCCGCTCGAAGACCGGCTCGCACAGCTCGCGGAACTCCTGCGCGCGGTACTCGCGCACGTGCCAGGGGTTGTCGGACTTCTCCGCGCCGGGAGGCGCCAGCGTGAGCAGGTTGGGGGTGGAGACGTACGCCGTGCCACCGGAGCGGAGCATCGAGCGGAAGTGCTCCAGGATCGCCCGGGGGTCCTCCACGTGTTCGATCGTCTGGAGGAACACCACGGCGTCGCAGCGCTCGGAGAAGCGCTCGACGAGGTCGCGCGCGAAGCTCACCCCCGGGCGCGTGTACTTGAGCCGCGCGTGCTCGTGGGCCTCGGGGTTGGCGTCCACCCCGGTCACGCGCGCGGCACGCCGCGCGAGCACGTCCGTGCCGTAACCCTCGCCGCAGGCCATGTCCACCACGTCGAGGCCGGCACAGCGATTCGCGATCCACTCGTAGACGGCGAGGTGGCGCCGGTACCAGTAGTTCTCGGCGGGCACGTCGGGCAGCGTGCGCTCGCCCGTGAGGGCCAGCGGCGGCACTCCCCGGGGCTGCTCGCGCTGCAGGTGCTCGGTGGGCTGCACGGCGGGGTATTGAATAGGGTTCTGCGCCCGATGGCCCGGCCGACCCCAGCGCAGATCAAGGAAGTCAACGTGCGCTATCACGACGCCGCGGCCACGGAGTACGACAGCAAGTGGGGCATCGACTACGGCCTTCCCGGCCAGGCGCAGGTCACCGGCAAGCTCCGCAAGGCCCTGGGCCGCGAGCCGGGCCGCTACGGCCGCGCCCTGGAGATCGGGTCGGGCACCGGCTACTTCAGCCTCAACCTGCTGCGCGCGGGCGTCATCGAGGCGGCCGTGGCCAGCGACATCTCGCCCGGCATGCTCGACGCCCTGTCGGGCACCGCCGCGCGGCTGGGCCTCGAGGTCGAGACCGCCTGCTGCGAGGCCGCCGCGCTGCCCTTCGGCGACGACTCCTTCGACCTCGTCTTCGGGCACGCCGTGCTCCACCACCTCCCGGACCTCGACGGCGCCTTCGCCGAGTTCCTCCGCGTCCTCAAGCCCGGCGGCACGCTGGCGTTCTGCGGCGAGCCCTCCCGCCACGGGGACCGCATCGCGACCGTGCCCAAGCGTGCCGCGCTCACCGCCGCGCCGGTCTGGCGGCGGCTTGTGGGCGCGTCCGAGAAGCGCAACGGCCACGACCCGGGCGACGACCACGAGCTCGAGCAGTTCGTGGACGTGCACGCGTTCAGCCCGCGCGACCTCGCCGGCTTCGCCCGCGCCGCCGGCTTTCGCGACGTGCGCGTGCGGGGAGAGGAGCTGGCGGCCAACTGGTTCGGCTGGTTCAACCGCACCTGCGAGGCCACCGCCGAGCCGGAGGAGGTGCCCTGGGCCTGGCGCCAGTACGCCTACCGCGGCTACCTGGCCCTCCAGGCCGTCGATCGTGCACTGCTCGAGCCGCGCCTGCCGGCCGCGCTGTTCTACAACCTGCTCGTCAGCGCCCGCGCCCCCGACTGCTGAACCTCCCCGCGCGGATGCGCGCTCAGGCCTTCTCGGAGGGCGCGGCCTGTGCCCGCCCGGGCCAGCTCCTCGCGAGCCTACTCTCGCGCCAGCCGTCCGATCGCGATGTACTCCGCAACGTCGGCCTTGTCCCTCACGCGACCGGCTGCGCGCTTCATCGCGATGAGGTCGTCGAGCGAGGCCACGGGAATACGGATCTCGTCATACGGCATTTCGACCGCGGCCCGCCGCATGCGCTCGTAGGGTGGCGCCCCCGCCGGCTCGCCGCAGATGTCGAACCGGCCGAGCCGGGTGGCAAACGTGAAGTTCGCGCCCCGCCGCAGCGTCTCGGCGTCGAGCTGGAATGGCAGGTCCGGCGGCACATTCTTCCCGCTGAGCCGGGCCTCGAGGTCGCGCAGGACCCCCGCGAGTCGCTCGAGGTTGGACGAGTCGCGCGCATACGTGATGTCGAGGTCGTAGGTGGCCCGCGCCGATCCATGCAGCGTGCCCGCGATCCCTCCGATCACAACGAAGTCCACCTCCCGTTCGACAAGCAGCTTCAGGATCTTCTGGGGTCGAAACGACCGGCTGGGTTCAGCCACCGACCGCACCTCGTCGTGAGCTCAGGACGAAGTTCGCGAACTCCACGGCGTCGTCCAGCCGCGCGGCAGGCGTGCGGGCAAGGCTCTGTCGGATCAGGTCCTCGTCGAGGTCCCAGTCGCGCGGGCGTGCGTCGATGATGCCCTTCTCGCCCATCACCGCCAACAGGGCCTCCATCGTCTGGAAGGTGGGTGAGACCCGTCCGCTCTCGATCCGCGAGATGGCGGCTTGGCTGGTCCTGGCCCTCCGGGCGAGCTGTTCCTGCGAGAGGCGGTTCCGCGTCCTGACATCACGGAGGAGCGTTCCAGGAAGCATTTGCTCATATCATAAGTGATATCGGGCATGCCTCGGTAGCCTTGCCTCGATGGCCGACGTCCTCGAGCGCTTCCCTCTCTTCCCGCTCGGCATCGTCTGCCTTCCCACCGAGGTGCTGCCGCTCCACATCTTCGAGGAGCGCTACAAGACGATGATCGGGGAGTGCCTGGAGGAGGAGCGGCCGTTCGGGATCCTCTGGCTCGCCGACGCCGGGCTGCGCGAGATCGGCTGCACCGTGGAGGTCACTGAGGTGCTCGAGGAGATGGAGGACGGGCGGCTCAACATCCTGGTCCGGGGCGGCCGGCCGTTCAGGCTGCTGCGGCGGATCGAAGACCTCCCCTACCCGGCCGGCGACGTCGAGCTGCTGCCCGACGAGGCGCCGGCCATCGACGAGCCGGCCGGCGCGGCCGCGCGCGAGCGCTACGCGACCCTGCTGGAGCGCGCCACCGACACACGCCCGGACGAGGACGACCTGAGCGGCCTCAACGCCTACGAGATGGCCGCCACCGTGGACTTCGGCCACAAGGCCAAGCAGGAGCTGCTCGAGCTGCGCTCCGAGGACGAGCGGCTGCGGGCCCTCGCCGACCTCTTCGACGTCGCCATGAAGCGGATCGAGTACGCCGAGCGCACGAGCGAACGAGCGCGCACCAACGGGCACGTGCGGCGCTAGGAAAGGGTTTAGGCCCCACCGGCCCGCGGGCATAGTCCGTTGCGGTTTCCGGTCCGGCGTCGTGCCGGGCCCCAGACGACGGGAGGTAGGGATGCGCAGTCATCGCATCCTCGTCGCGGCGTGCTGTGCGCTCGCGACGACGCTCGCCATGGCGGCGAGCAGCTCGGCGGCTCCGTACGCGGACGGCCAGGTGATCGTGAAGTACCACTCCGGCACGACCACCGCCGAGCGGCTGGCGCTGTTCGAGAACACAGGAGTGGTTCGCACGCTGGGCGACGTGGCCGGCGTGGGGGCCAAGGTCGTGCAGGTCACGGGCGACGCCGCGGCGGTCGCGGCGCGACTCGAGCGCAGCGC is a genomic window of Thermoleophilaceae bacterium containing:
- a CDS encoding LON peptidase substrate-binding domain-containing protein — its product is MADVLERFPLFPLGIVCLPTEVLPLHIFEERYKTMIGECLEEERPFGILWLADAGLREIGCTVEVTEVLEEMEDGRLNILVRGGRPFRLLRRIEDLPYPAGDVELLPDEAPAIDEPAGAAARERYATLLERATDTRPDEDDLSGLNAYEMAATVDFGHKAKQELLELRSEDERLRALADLFDVAMKRIEYAERTSERARTNGHVRR
- a CDS encoding nucleotidyl transferase AbiEii/AbiGii toxin family protein, which encodes MAEPSRSFRPQKILKLLVEREVDFVVIGGIAGTLHGSARATYDLDITYARDSSNLERLAGVLRDLEARLSGKNVPPDLPFQLDAETLRRGANFTFATRLGRFDICGEPAGAPPYERMRRAAVEMPYDEIRIPVASLDDLIAMKRAAGRVRDKADVAEYIAIGRLARE
- a CDS encoding 1,4-alpha-glucan branching protein domain-containing protein, with the translated sequence MTPRGGLALVLHTHMPYVEGFGTWPFGEEWLFEAAATVYLPILEVLDGAPVTVGLTPVLCDQLEALRGDAGDRFLAFLREVRAPIHEEDARGLERGGELELAAELRRAAGDYERAERTFEALGRDVVDAFASLGGPQLWTSSATHAVLPLLATDPGLRLQVAAGVASHERRFGAFGGGFWLPECAYAPGLERDLSEHRVAAFCVDQTDALGLGAPEQLEPVATGAGPVAVPIDWATVSLVWDERTGYPTHAAYRDYHGRTVHDLRPWNNAGGPYRHDHAVGLAREHARDFVARVAQRLEARPGGLVTCALDTELLGHWWYEGIEWLRAVLEEAPAQGVELVTLPDALDGIAAVERPLAESSWGTPKDLSTWDSPRVAELCVAARRAELRTVAAAAGTHADDPSLARAARELMALQASDWSFQVTRELAADYPLERVRAHAAANDAALAALADSALVPEPSLRSLAPALDLAPLVAP
- a CDS encoding helix-turn-helix transcriptional regulator, whose translation is MLPGTLLRDVRTRNRLSQEQLARRARTSQAAISRIESGRVSPTFQTMEALLAVMGEKGIIDARPRDWDLDEDLIRQSLARTPAARLDDAVEFANFVLSSRRGAVGG
- a CDS encoding methyltransferase domain-containing protein, with translation MQPTEHLQREQPRGVPPLALTGERTLPDVPAENYWYRRHLAVYEWIANRCAGLDVVDMACGEGYGTDVLARRAARVTGVDANPEAHEHARLKYTRPGVSFARDLVERFSERCDAVVFLQTIEHVEDPRAILEHFRSMLRSGGTAYVSTPNLLTLAPPGAEKSDNPWHVREYRAQEFRELCEPVFERVELLGLFHARKLRLHELALRAGWDAVHERLGMTKPFYDRFTPAISARDFALRRGDLDRALDFVAVLR
- a CDS encoding methyltransferase domain-containing protein; translation: MARPTPAQIKEVNVRYHDAAATEYDSKWGIDYGLPGQAQVTGKLRKALGREPGRYGRALEIGSGTGYFSLNLLRAGVIEAAVASDISPGMLDALSGTAARLGLEVETACCEAAALPFGDDSFDLVFGHAVLHHLPDLDGAFAEFLRVLKPGGTLAFCGEPSRHGDRIATVPKRAALTAAPVWRRLVGASEKRNGHDPGDDHELEQFVDVHAFSPRDLAGFARAAGFRDVRVRGEELAANWFGWFNRTCEATAEPEEVPWAWRQYAYRGYLALQAVDRALLEPRLPAALFYNLLVSARAPDC